Part of the Desulfatiglans anilini DSM 4660 genome is shown below.
GGTAACGCTGGAAGTCGAGGTCATCGCTGTCCGCCGGGCCGAGAAGGAAGAGATCTCGGCCGCCCTGGAAGCCGAACATAAGAAATCGATCGGCTGCGGGTAACGAGAGGTTTTTTGTGCCGCACGCTATCTTCATTCACGGCCTGGAGAGCGGAAATCAGGGGACAAAGGCTGTCTATTTCCGCGAGCGCTTTCCGAAGCTGCTGACCCCACAGTTCGACGGGGCGCTGGTGGAACGTATGGAGGTGCTCGAAGACATCCTTGAGCCTCTGGAGCACCTCACGCTGGTGGGGTCGAGTTTCGGCGGCCTCATGGCGGCCCTTTTCGCCATGCTTCACCCTGAAAAGGTTTGCCAACTCATCCTTCTTGCCCCCGCCATTCATCTCATCTCAGCATCCACCTATCCCGTCCGGCCGATCCCCACCCCCGCCATCCTTTTCCACGGGATCCAGGATGAGGTCATTCCTATCGACAAGGTGGAACCTCTCAGTCGGGAGCTTTTTCAGCATCTCTCCTTTCATCTTGTCGAAGACGACCATTTTCTGCATCGCACCTTCAGATCCATCCCCTGGCCGCTTTATCTCGCTCCCTTCCGAAAATAGCCGTTTTAAATCCGGAAACGCTCATGTTGGGCGACCACGATGCCCATCTGAACCTTTGCTGATGCGCTGCGACCTGTCACAGGCATCTCCACGGATACGCCGGAGTTCCCAGATAGGGTTGAGCTGGGGCCCGCCGCGAAGCGGTGTGACTGAAGACGCGAAGGGTGTGAAGAAACTGGGACCCGCCCCGAAGGGGCGGGCCTGAGCACCCGAAGGCTGTGAAGAAAAATCTTCATTTCCGAAAGGGAAGCCAGGTTGAACCGGAAAATCATTTGCGAACGGACAATCGTTGGATCGATCCCGACCGGACAGATGTTCCACGTGCAACATGCACCGATGGAAGCGGGATGAGGAGAGACGGCAGGCCGATCAGGGCCGGTGCATAGAAAAGGGCCCGGTGCAGCCGAACCTCAGTCTTTAGCAATGCGGCTTCAAGGCCAGCATCCCCAGAGGCGGGAGGGTGAGAGCGAGCGAATAGGGCTGCCCGTGCCAAGGGTGCGAATCCGCCAGGACCTCCGTTTCCTGTATGAAGCCCGATCCGCCGAACCGCGGATCGTCGGAATCGATCAGAATCCTGTACGGGCCGGGCTTGGGAGCACCGATTCGATATCCGGCCCGCGGCACCGGCGTGAAATTGAAGACAAAAAGCAGCATCTCCTCCGGATCCAGCGCCCGCCGTATAAACGAAACCGCCGCGGCGTCCGCATCCTTGAAATCGATCCACTCGAACCCGGCCGGATCGACGTCCCTCTGGTGAAGCGCCGGTTCCGCGACGTAGAGGCGGTTCAGTTCCCTGACAAACCGCTGCAACCCCCTATGGGGGGCATACTGCAGGAGCTCCCACTGGAGCGCTCCGTCGTGGTCCCATTCTTTGCGCTGCCCGAACTCTCCGCCCATAAAAATGATCTTTTTGCCCGGCTCGGCATACATATACCCGAACAGGAGCCGCAGGTTGGCGAACTTCTGCCAATCATCACCCGGCATCTTTTCAAGGAGCGAGGCCTTTCCGTGCACCACCTCATCATGGGACAAAGGCAGCATGAAATTCTCGTGAAACGCATAGAGCAGGGCAAAGGTCAGGTTGTTCATGTGGTAACGCCGGAAAACGGGGTCCGTCTGCATGAAGCTCAGCATATCGTGCATCCAGCCCATATTCCATTTGAACAGAAACCCGAGCCCTCCCAGATGCACCGGGCGTGTAACCGCCGGCCAGGCCGTGGATTCCTCTGCTATGGTGACAGCCCCCGGAAAGCGCTCATAAAAAAGGGCGTTGAACTCTTTCAGAAAATCGATCGCCTCCAGGTTCTCACGCCCACCGTAGCGATTCGGAATCCATTCCCCTTCCGAACGGGAGTAGTCGAGGTAGAGCATCGAAGCTACGGCGTCCACCCTCAAGCCGTCGAAATGAAAACGATCGAGCCAAAAGAGGGCGTTGGCCACCAGGAAATTACGCACTTCATTGCGGCCGTAGTTGAAGATGAGCGTGTCCCAATCCCGGTGGTGGCCCTTGCGCGGGTCTGCGTGCTCGTATAGGTGCGAGCCATCGAAAAATTCCAGGGCATGAGGATCCTTGGGAAAATGAGCGGGAACCCAATCGAGTAAAACCCCTATCTCCGCCCTGTGGCAAGCATCGACCAGGAACATCAAGTCTTCGGGGGCACCAAAGCGGGAGGTAGCCCCATAATAACCCGTCACCTGATAACCCCACGAACCGTCGAACGGATGTTCGGCCAAGGGGAGAAACTCGATATGGGTAAACCCCATATCTTTGACATAAGGAATGAGCTCATCGGCCAGTTCACGATACGTGAGCCAGCGCCCCCCTTCATCCTCACGCCGCCGCCATGAACCGGCGTGCACCTCGTAGATCGCCATCGGCTGCACGAGGGACTGGCTCCTGGACCGCCTTTCCATCCACGCCTGGTCCGACCAGACGAAACCGCCCAAGTCATGCACCACAGAAGCGGTCTTCGGGCGCTGCTCGAACCGGAAGCCATAGGGGTCGGACTTGAGGAGAAGGACGTTGCCTGCGGTGAGGATCTCGAACTTGTATAGAGCCCCGGAATTCACATGCGGAACGAACAACTCCCAGACGCCTGAGCTCCCCCGGTTCCTCAGCCGGAGCCGCCGCCCATCCCACTGGTTGAAATCCCCTACCAGACCGACCCTTTTGGCCGCCGGCGCCCAGACAGCGAAAAACGTCCCCCTGACGCCCTGATGCTCCATAACCTGGGCACCGAGTCTCATGTAGATATCGTGATGTCTGCCTTCGCTGAAAAGATAGAGATCATACTCGGTCAATACCGGCCAGAAGCCATAGGCATCATAAAAGGTGGACTCCATCCCGCCGGGGAAAACCGCCCTGATCCGATAGGGGTTGAGCGGCTGCCGGCCCGGCGTGACAAGCTCGAAAAAGCCGCGCTTGTCGCGCATCGGGACGTCGATCTTCCCGTTTCCCCAGCCGCCAAGCAGGGCCACCCTTTCCGCACCGGGCATGAGCACCCGGATCGCTACGGCTGGATCAGCGCCGGAACGAACCTCATGGACACCCAGCCAGACAAACGGGTCCGCCACATCGCCATGAATCAGCGACTCCAGTTCCTCCGGGCTCAATCGGCCCTTTTCCCGCACGTTTTTCATCCTGCGCCTTCGTTACGCCCAGCTCACCAGTCCAAACACAAAACGGTTTTCCAGCCGATTCATACTGGGGGTCACCCGCACCGTGTAGCCGAAGCGGCCGGTCCCGTCCGCCGCTATCCGTCCACTATAGACGTAACGATCCTCTTGCGTCTCGGCCACATCCAGCGGAATCGTCTGCCGTTCCGCAAATTCCCCATTATGGTCCAGCTTGCCGTAATAGGCCTCCACCGTAACGTCTTCGGGGCTCAGACTCCCCAGCCGGATACGAGCGGATACCTCGATGAAGTCCCCCACCTTCATCTCCCGTCCATCGGCGGACAAGACCTCTTCCACCGCAACCTCATGCCACCCTGTCATGAGTTTCTGCCGCCAGACCGCCAGGTCTTTCGCCCCGGCAAAATCACTTTCGATGAGTTCGGTATGCCGCTTCGAGCAAGGCACGTAAAACCGGTTCAGGTAGTCCTGCACCATCCGGTGCGCATTGAAAACCGGCACCAGGCGACGCAGGCCCGAGCGCATCTTCTCGACCCAGGCCCTGGGGATACCGTCATCACCCCGGTGGTAAAAAATCGGGATGACCTCCTTTTCAAGCAGGTTGTAGAGATCACGGCTTTCGATGTCGTCCTGGGCTTCGTAATCGGTGTAAACCTCCCCATGCCCTATGGCCCACCCGCTGTCCCGATCGTAGCCCTCATCCCACCAACCATCCAACACGCTCAGATTCAAGGAGCCGTTGGCCAGAGCCTTCATACCGCTGGTTCCACAGGCCTCGAGGGGCCTCCTGGGCGTATTCAACCAGACGTCGCTGCCGGAGACCAGATGCTGGGCGACGTGCATGTTGTAGTCTTCCAGGAAAACGATCCTTTTCCTGAACCGCTCCTGCCGGCTCAGATGGATGATCCGCTTGATGAACTCCTTGCCGGCGTTGTCCTGTGGATGCGCCTTGCCGGCGATGATGACCTGCACGGGCCGCTCGGGGTCGTTGAGGATCCTGGCAAGCCGGTCAGGGTCGCGGAAGAGAAGGGTGGCGCGCTTATACGTAGCAAAACGACGGGCAAATCCGATCGTCAGCGCGTCAGGGGTCAGAATTTCGGCCGTGCGCAGCACCTCCGCCTCCGAGGCGCCCCGCCGCTTCAGCTGCTCCGCCAGGCGGCGGCGGGTGAAACCTACGAGGCGCTCCCGGCTGCGTTCATGGGTCCGCCAAAGCTCCGTAGCCGGAATCTGCTCCACCTGCGACCACACCCGCTCGTTGTCCCGCTCCTCAGGCCAGTTGGGCCCGAAATAACGGTCCAGGAGGAAGCCCATCTCCTCCGAAATCCAGGTCGGGACATGGATCCCGTTGGTGATGTGGTCGATCGGGATGTCTTCGACGGGGTTGTGGGGCCACACGCGCTGCCACATCTGCCGCGCGACCCGCCCATGAAGCCGGCTTACGCCATTGCTGTAAGCAGAAAGCCTCAACGCAAGCGTCGTCATGCCAAAGGGTTCGGCGTTGTCCCGAGGATCCAGGCGCCCGTATCCGAGAAGCACCTTGAAGTTCAATCCCAGCTCTTTCGTGTATTCTTCGAAATAGGCCCGCACGAGCTCCGGATCGAAGACATCGTTTCCTGCAGGCACGGGGGTGTGGGTGGTGAAAACCGAGCTGGCCAGAACTACCTCCCGGGCGGCGTCGAAGGTGAGGCCATGTTCTCTGCGCAGGATGTTGATCCGTTCGAGGGCCGAGAAGGCGGAGTGACCTTCGTTCATGTGGATCACCGTCGGCTCGATCCCCAAGGCCTTCAAGGCCCGTACCCCTCCGATCCCGAGTACGATCTCC
Proteins encoded:
- a CDS encoding alpha/beta fold hydrolase, with protein sequence MPHAIFIHGLESGNQGTKAVYFRERFPKLLTPQFDGALVERMEVLEDILEPLEHLTLVGSSFGGLMAALFAMLHPEKVCQLILLAPAIHLISASTYPVRPIPTPAILFHGIQDEVIPIDKVEPLSRELFQHLSFHLVEDDHFLHRTFRSIPWPLYLAPFRK
- the glgB gene encoding 1,4-alpha-glucan branching protein GlgB, translating into MKNVREKGRLSPEELESLIHGDVADPFVWLGVHEVRSGADPAVAIRVLMPGAERVALLGGWGNGKIDVPMRDKRGFFELVTPGRQPLNPYRIRAVFPGGMESTFYDAYGFWPVLTEYDLYLFSEGRHHDIYMRLGAQVMEHQGVRGTFFAVWAPAAKRVGLVGDFNQWDGRRLRLRNRGSSGVWELFVPHVNSGALYKFEILTAGNVLLLKSDPYGFRFEQRPKTASVVHDLGGFVWSDQAWMERRSRSQSLVQPMAIYEVHAGSWRRREDEGGRWLTYRELADELIPYVKDMGFTHIEFLPLAEHPFDGSWGYQVTGYYGATSRFGAPEDLMFLVDACHRAEIGVLLDWVPAHFPKDPHALEFFDGSHLYEHADPRKGHHRDWDTLIFNYGRNEVRNFLVANALFWLDRFHFDGLRVDAVASMLYLDYSRSEGEWIPNRYGGRENLEAIDFLKEFNALFYERFPGAVTIAEESTAWPAVTRPVHLGGLGFLFKWNMGWMHDMLSFMQTDPVFRRYHMNNLTFALLYAFHENFMLPLSHDEVVHGKASLLEKMPGDDWQKFANLRLLFGYMYAEPGKKIIFMGGEFGQRKEWDHDGALQWELLQYAPHRGLQRFVRELNRLYVAEPALHQRDVDPAGFEWIDFKDADAAAVSFIRRALDPEEMLLFVFNFTPVPRAGYRIGAPKPGPYRILIDSDDPRFGGSGFIQETEVLADSHPWHGQPYSLALTLPPLGMLALKPHC
- the glgP gene encoding alpha-glucan family phosphorylase translates to MRPKIKYQVVPRFPGRLESLRRLAYNLCFSWKDDIRGIFQRIDPALWRFCGENPVLMLGLVSQDRLEELARDQGFVAQLERVSGDFERYLSQPRVQAMDYSAEGPVQVAYFSAEFGLAVCLPIYSGGLGVLAGDHLKSASDLNLPLVAIGLLYQEGYFSQYLSSDGWQMETYPVNDFGNIPIKRVFDAENRPVNVKVHFKGQPVDVAVWRADVGRVPLYLLDTNLETNPPDVRQTTAQLYGGDREMRIRQEIVLGIGGVRALKALGIEPTVIHMNEGHSAFSALERINILRREHGLTFDAAREVVLASSVFTTHTPVPAGNDVFDPELVRAYFEEYTKELGLNFKVLLGYGRLDPRDNAEPFGMTTLALRLSAYSNGVSRLHGRVARQMWQRVWPHNPVEDIPIDHITNGIHVPTWISEEMGFLLDRYFGPNWPEERDNERVWSQVEQIPATELWRTHERSRERLVGFTRRRLAEQLKRRGASEAEVLRTAEILTPDALTIGFARRFATYKRATLLFRDPDRLARILNDPERPVQVIIAGKAHPQDNAGKEFIKRIIHLSRQERFRKRIVFLEDYNMHVAQHLVSGSDVWLNTPRRPLEACGTSGMKALANGSLNLSVLDGWWDEGYDRDSGWAIGHGEVYTDYEAQDDIESRDLYNLLEKEVIPIFYHRGDDGIPRAWVEKMRSGLRRLVPVFNAHRMVQDYLNRFYVPCSKRHTELIESDFAGAKDLAVWRQKLMTGWHEVAVEEVLSADGREMKVGDFIEVSARIRLGSLSPEDVTVEAYYGKLDHNGEFAERQTIPLDVAETQEDRYVYSGRIAADGTGRFGYTVRVTPSMNRLENRFVFGLVSWA